The following proteins come from a genomic window of Gimesia chilikensis:
- a CDS encoding HAD family hydrolase: MSDNPLDTKFEKKSEFLIGIDSDGCAFDSMEIKHKECFIPNFINYFGLQPISKYAREAAEFTNLYSKWRGANRFISYTLALDLLEERPEVISRNVTIPRLQGVRDWIERETKLGNPTLAAEVEKTKDADLELALKWSLAVNEMIADMVHDVPPYPNVRESLIKLDPVADMIVCSATPNEALNKEWEEHDIAQYVDAICGQEAGSKKETLGQAKNFGYEENKVLMIGDAPGDMKAAEAVGALFYPINPGAEEASWERFIGEACDKFLNGEFAGEYQAKLIAEFDSYLPELPPWKK; encoded by the coding sequence GTGTCGGATAATCCTCTGGATACCAAGTTTGAGAAGAAGAGTGAGTTTCTGATCGGCATCGACTCAGACGGGTGTGCCTTCGATTCCATGGAAATTAAACACAAAGAGTGTTTCATTCCCAACTTTATCAACTATTTTGGCCTGCAACCCATTTCCAAGTATGCTCGTGAAGCGGCTGAGTTCACGAACCTCTACTCCAAATGGCGTGGGGCCAACCGTTTCATTTCCTACACTCTGGCTCTGGACCTGCTGGAAGAACGCCCGGAAGTCATTTCCCGGAACGTGACCATTCCGCGTCTCCAGGGTGTGAGAGACTGGATCGAACGGGAAACCAAACTCGGTAATCCCACTCTGGCTGCCGAAGTTGAGAAAACCAAAGATGCTGATCTGGAACTGGCTCTGAAGTGGTCACTCGCAGTCAACGAGATGATCGCCGACATGGTGCACGACGTGCCCCCTTATCCGAATGTTCGCGAAAGCCTGATCAAGCTGGATCCGGTCGCCGACATGATTGTCTGCTCTGCGACTCCCAACGAAGCACTCAATAAAGAGTGGGAAGAACACGACATCGCACAATACGTTGATGCGATTTGCGGCCAGGAAGCAGGCAGCAAAAAAGAAACATTGGGTCAGGCAAAGAACTTTGGATACGAAGAAAACAAAGTCCTGATGATCGGCGATGCTCCCGGCGACATGAAAGCCGCGGAAGCTGTAGGAGCACTTTTCTACCCAATCAACCCTGGTGCAGAAGAAGCCAGTTGGGAACGCTTCATTGGCGAAGCCTGTGACAAATTCCTGAACGGTGAATTTGCAGGAGAATATCAGGCGAAACTGATTGCTGAATTCGACAGTTACCTGCCGGAACTCCCTCCCTGGAAGAAGTAA
- a CDS encoding diphosphate--fructose-6-phosphate 1-phosphotransferase, producing the protein MASPKNMIVAQSGGPSPVINNSLRGLVETARDLPEIGTIYAGWHGIEGVLKEELLNLSGQSPEEIALLRVTPAAGSVGTCRYKLKDHQNEDFDRIVEVFKAHNIGYFCYIGGNDSMDTANKVAQMATERGVDVVGIGVPKTIDNDVGDSEFKLIDHTPGYGSTARYWMSMVQMANEENRGSCPADPVLVLQAMGRKIGFIPAAARLADPQRKIPMQIYLAENPISIEQIHAQVNDQLRKDGRLIVVVSEGLSLGDIGETKDSFGHTQFSSSQLTVAQLLVNELNERGLAVKGAARANVPGTDQRHNIAYASTVDLDEAYGAGQKAALLAAAGESGYMSTILRAEGPGYNVRYDKVPLPEVANSERTFPKNWITADGMDVTDDFVKYCKPLVGNDWPSIPMINGRMRLAQLQPLFSDQKLPKYVPQADR; encoded by the coding sequence GTGGCAAGTCCCAAGAATATGATCGTGGCACAGTCTGGTGGACCTTCACCGGTCATCAACAACAGCCTGAGAGGTTTAGTCGAAACTGCGAGAGATCTTCCCGAAATCGGCACAATCTACGCTGGCTGGCATGGCATCGAAGGTGTGCTCAAAGAAGAACTGCTGAATCTGAGCGGCCAGTCTCCTGAAGAAATCGCTCTGCTGCGGGTCACGCCTGCCGCCGGTTCCGTGGGAACCTGCCGTTACAAGCTGAAAGATCATCAGAATGAGGACTTCGATCGGATCGTTGAAGTTTTCAAGGCACACAACATCGGCTATTTCTGTTACATCGGCGGAAATGACTCCATGGACACGGCCAATAAAGTCGCTCAGATGGCAACAGAGCGGGGCGTGGATGTCGTTGGCATCGGAGTTCCCAAAACCATCGATAACGATGTGGGAGACAGCGAATTCAAACTGATCGACCACACTCCCGGGTACGGTAGTACCGCCCGCTACTGGATGAGTATGGTCCAGATGGCCAATGAAGAAAACCGGGGCAGTTGTCCCGCCGACCCTGTGCTGGTGCTTCAGGCCATGGGACGTAAAATCGGCTTTATCCCGGCTGCTGCCCGACTGGCAGACCCTCAGCGCAAGATCCCGATGCAGATTTACCTTGCAGAAAATCCGATCAGCATCGAGCAGATCCATGCACAGGTCAACGACCAGCTGCGCAAAGACGGCCGTCTAATCGTAGTTGTCAGTGAAGGACTCTCCCTGGGTGATATCGGGGAAACGAAAGATTCCTTCGGACACACCCAGTTCAGTTCCAGCCAGTTGACCGTAGCCCAGTTGCTGGTCAATGAATTAAACGAGCGTGGACTGGCAGTGAAAGGCGCCGCCCGCGCCAACGTTCCGGGAACTGACCAGCGTCATAACATCGCATACGCTTCTACCGTTGACCTGGATGAAGCATACGGTGCAGGTCAGAAAGCAGCCCTGCTGGCTGCCGCTGGAGAATCAGGTTACATGTCAACCATTCTCCGTGCTGAAGGCCCGGGATACAATGTCCGTTACGACAAGGTGCCACTGCCCGAAGTCGCGAACAGCGAGCGTACTTTCCCCAAAAACTGGATTACAGCCGACGGGATGGACGTGACAGACGATTTCGTCAAATACTGTAAGCCTCTGGTCGGTAACGACTGGCCCAGCATCCCCATGATCAATGGGCGGATGAGACTGGCTCAACTGCAGCCGCTGTTCTCGGACCAGAAACTGCCTAAGTACGTTCCCCAGGCAGACAGATAA
- a CDS encoding MBL fold metallo-hydrolase — translation MRIVLLGTGGYHPNDRRHTACLMLPESGIIFDAGTSFFRVPQYMQTRDLQIFLTHAHLDHIVGLSFFLVPMLTGQVDSVKVYGEASKLDAIQAHLFSEEIFPLLPDYEFITLPEQVSVPEQGTLRHINLEHPGGSVGYRIDWPGHSLAYVTDTSHPEQHLEFVKGVDLLIHECYFPDEQAEWADKTGHSHTTPVAELARDAGVGKLVLTHIDPQQTGDDPVGIEVAQKLFPNTILGEDLMEIEF, via the coding sequence ATGCGTATCGTGTTGCTGGGAACAGGCGGATACCACCCGAATGATCGTCGACATACCGCCTGTCTGATGCTGCCGGAGTCCGGGATCATCTTTGATGCAGGAACCAGTTTCTTTCGCGTTCCCCAATACATGCAAACCCGAGACCTGCAGATCTTTCTGACACACGCGCACCTGGACCATATTGTCGGACTCTCATTCTTTCTGGTTCCCATGCTGACCGGACAGGTTGATTCTGTCAAAGTCTATGGCGAAGCTTCCAAGCTGGATGCCATTCAGGCTCACTTGTTCAGCGAAGAAATTTTCCCGCTGCTTCCCGATTACGAATTCATCACCCTACCTGAACAGGTCTCGGTTCCGGAGCAGGGCACTCTCCGCCACATCAACCTGGAACATCCTGGAGGATCCGTCGGTTATCGAATCGACTGGCCCGGCCATTCTCTGGCTTACGTTACAGATACATCCCATCCGGAGCAGCATCTTGAATTTGTCAAAGGTGTCGACCTGCTCATCCATGAATGTTATTTTCCAGACGAGCAGGCTGAATGGGCTGATAAAACCGGACACAGCCACACAACCCCTGTTGCAGAACTGGCGCGAGATGCCGGCGTTGGAAAGCTGGTACTGACACACATTGATCCTCAGCAGACCGGCGATGATCCGGTAGGAATTGAAGTTGCCCAGAAGCTCTTTCCGAATACAATACTCGGTGAAGATCTGATGGAAATTGAGTTTTAA
- the gnd gene encoding decarboxylating NADP(+)-dependent phosphogluconate dehydrogenase, whose amino-acid sequence MSKHDIGLVGLAVMGQNLVLNMANHGYSVGVFNRTTSTTDEFVSQKTDEQQITGYHTLQELVDNLATPRKVMLMVKAGPAVDAIIDDLKGMLSPGDIIIDGGNTHFDDTNRRTKEVEDAGLLFIGTGVSGGEEGALKGPSIMPGGSPDGWPHVKSILQDISAKVGENNDIPCCEWVGEAGAGHYVKMVHNGIEYGDMQLICESYYILKHALGLTNEELYKVFDEWNRGELESYLIEITRDIFTVLDGETGDYLVDKILDTAKQKGTGKWMSQHALDLGVPTTLITEAVYARCLSAQKEARVRASKILSGPDKKFEGDRDQFIEDVRQALYASKLCSYAQGYVQLNSAAEHFGWKLNNGDIALLWRGGCIIRSTFLQDIKAAFDKNPELENLLLDDFFRNAVEKAQPSWRRVVATAVELGLPVPSFTAALSYYDGYRQARLPANLLQAQRDYFGAHTYQRMDKEGTFHTDWIRERRLDS is encoded by the coding sequence ATGTCAAAACACGATATCGGCCTGGTCGGCCTGGCAGTGATGGGACAAAACCTGGTCTTGAATATGGCCAATCACGGTTATTCCGTTGGTGTATTCAACCGTACCACGAGCACCACAGACGAATTCGTCAGCCAGAAAACAGATGAGCAGCAGATTACGGGTTACCATACCCTGCAAGAGCTGGTCGATAACCTGGCTACTCCTCGTAAAGTCATGCTGATGGTTAAAGCCGGCCCTGCTGTTGATGCCATTATTGACGACCTGAAAGGCATGCTCAGCCCGGGCGATATCATTATTGACGGTGGAAACACACACTTTGATGATACCAATCGACGGACCAAAGAAGTCGAAGATGCAGGACTCCTGTTTATCGGTACCGGTGTTTCCGGTGGTGAGGAAGGGGCGCTCAAAGGCCCCAGCATCATGCCCGGTGGTTCCCCCGACGGCTGGCCACACGTCAAATCGATTCTGCAGGATATCTCTGCCAAGGTTGGTGAAAACAACGACATTCCATGTTGCGAATGGGTAGGAGAAGCGGGTGCCGGCCATTACGTGAAAATGGTTCACAACGGTATCGAATACGGTGATATGCAGCTGATCTGCGAATCATACTACATTCTGAAGCATGCCCTGGGCCTCACAAATGAAGAGCTCTACAAAGTCTTTGATGAATGGAATCGTGGCGAACTTGAAAGTTACCTGATCGAAATCACCCGCGACATCTTCACCGTACTGGATGGAGAAACCGGCGACTATCTCGTCGATAAGATTCTGGACACCGCCAAACAGAAGGGTACCGGTAAGTGGATGAGCCAGCACGCTCTTGATCTGGGCGTCCCCACCACACTGATTACCGAAGCTGTTTACGCCCGTTGCCTGTCAGCCCAGAAAGAAGCACGCGTCCGGGCTTCCAAAATTCTGAGCGGTCCCGATAAAAAATTCGAAGGTGACCGGGATCAGTTCATCGAAGACGTTCGCCAGGCACTCTACGCATCTAAACTGTGTAGCTATGCTCAAGGCTACGTACAGTTGAACTCCGCCGCAGAACACTTTGGCTGGAAACTCAACAATGGCGACATCGCTCTGCTCTGGCGTGGTGGTTGTATCATTCGTTCAACCTTCCTGCAGGACATTAAAGCCGCCTTCGACAAAAATCCGGAACTGGAAAACCTCCTGCTGGACGACTTCTTCCGCAATGCTGTTGAAAAAGCCCAGCCCAGCTGGCGTCGTGTTGTGGCCACTGCTGTCGAACTTGGCCTGCCAGTTCCCAGCTTCACAGCAGCTCTCAGCTACTATGACGGCTATCGTCAGGCACGACTGCCTGCCAACCTGCTGCAGGCTCAACGTGACTACTTCGGTGCTCACACCTATCAGCGGATGGACAAAGAAGGCACGTTCCACACCGACTGGATTCGTGAGCGTCGCCTCGATTCGTAA